In Silene latifolia isolate original U9 population chromosome X, ASM4854445v1, whole genome shotgun sequence, the following proteins share a genomic window:
- the LOC141620501 gene encoding protein FAR-RED IMPAIRED RESPONSE 1-like: protein MGGKYPKCIITDQDAGIKAGVKKVFKDKTHHRYCMWHIMKKLPDKIGSTLYRETNFMKELCVCVWAEDIEPAEFEELWCSVISSYGLTEHEWLSSMFDMRASWIPAYFRNLFLGGLMRTTSRSESENSFFGNFMNPNLTLVEFLMRFESAMDAQSLETPHPLEKHASVFYTPVIFSEFQVEWNAACFTCGVKVLGVSTSDNIPIHDCERNKVYYVGFIPDGVKLSCSCKKIERHGILCRHALYVLKEQGFEKVPNHYLLSRWSKLALCQPLCGNFPETLNEDCSASEVQKIKLGNLWSELFSCVTIAEQKPECIDQLMDLLKSFKDKMILESSPSECSSGVTGEKSRNKNKELEMLLGTKIPTEVMVLNPIQSKTKGSGKRLVSQKDKVVEEHKKAPRKCNACGELGFHDSRNCPGRA from the exons ATGGGTGGGAAGTATCCTAAGTGCATAATTACTGACCAGGATGCCGGCATAAAGGCAGGGGTTAAAAAAGTATTCAAGGACAAAACTCATCATAGGTATTGTATGTGGCACATTATGAAGAAACTACCTGATAAGATCGGCTCTACGCTTTATAGAGAAACAAACTTCATGAAAGAGCTATGTGTGTGTGTATGGGCAGAAGACATTGAGCCGGCTGAGTTTGAGGAACTGTGGTGTTCAGTTATATCTTCATACGGGTTAACCGAACATGAATGGCTGTCTTCGATGTTTGACATGAGAGCTTCCTGGATCCCAGCATATTTCAGAAATTTGTTTTTAGGTGGACTAATGAGGACCACATCTAGATCTGAGTCCGAAAATAGCTTTTTCGGAAATTTCATGAATCCAAACTTAACTTTGGTGGAGTTTCTTATGAGATTTGAAAGTGCTATGGACGCTCAAAG TCTAGAAACACCTCACCCTTTGGAGAAGCACGCTTCTGTGTTTTACACTCCGGTCATATTTTCTGAATTTCAGGTCGAGTGGAACGCTGCCTGTTTTACTTGTGGGGTTAAGGTTTTAGGGGTTAGTACGTCAGACAACATTCCCATCCATGATTGTGAGAGAAATAAGGTATATTATGTTGGATTTATTCCTGATGGAGTGAAGTTAAGCTGCTCATGCAAAAAAATTGAGAGGCATGGTATCCTGTGCCGACATGCTCTCTATGTGTTGAAGGAACAAGGTTTTGAAAAAGTGCCCAACCATTATTTGCTAAGTAGATGGAGCAAATTGGCTCTATGTCAGCCACTTTGTGGTAATTTTCCTGAGACTTTGAATGAAGATTGCAGTGCTTCAGAGGTTCAGAAAATCAAGCTTGGCAACCTATGGTCTGAATTATTCTCCTGTGTGACAATAGCAGAACAGAAGCCGGAGTGTATCGATCAGTTAATGGACCTACTTAAAAGTTTCAAGGACAAGATGATCTTAGAAAGTAGCCCGTCTGAATGTAGTAGTGGTGTCACGGGTGAAAAGTccagaaacaaaaataaagagctTGAAATGTTGTTAGGTACAAAGATACCGACTGAAGTTATGGTTTTAAATCCTATACAATCAAAGACTAAGGGGTCTGGAAAACGACTGGTATCCCAAAAGGATAAAGTTGTGGAAGAACATAAGAAAGCGCCGAGAAAATGTAATGCTTGTGGTGAATTGGGATTCCATGATAGTCGGAATTGCCCCGGGAGAGCATAA